The sequence below is a genomic window from Polaribacter vadi.
TTTCAACTCCTTTTAAATTTACACTTCCTAAAAAAGATAAATCAATCTTTTTAATCGATAAATTGGTTCCAAAATCTTCGTTAATTTTATCTGTGTAATGTTTCCCAATTTTTGTTTGTACAGCAGGAATAGAAAGCACTATACTCATCAATAGTAAAAAGAGGATAAAGTACCCTAAGAATTTCAGTATTTTCTTTCCAATTATTTTGATATTTGCTGCTTTTAAAGTGCTTGTAAAATTTAAGTAATTATACTCAAAAAAAGTACCATTTAGTACAAAGAACGTGCAATTTTAACAAAGAATTAAATTTCTATTCTTAAAAAATGGAGAGGTGCATAAATTAATCCTTAATTTTGCAACACTTTAACTAATTTTTGATGAAAAAACCTGTTTATATTTTAGGAATAGAATCTTCTTGTGATGATACAAGTGCATCTGTAATTTGCGATGCCAAAGTGCTAAGTAACGTTGTTGCAAATCAAGAAGTTCACTCAAAATATGGTGGAGTTGTGCCAGAATTAGCTTCGAGAGCACATCAACAAAATATTGTTCCTGTAGTGCAACAAGCTTTGGAGCAAGCCAATGTAACCAAAGAACAATTGGCTGGAATTGCTTTTACAAAAGGCCCAGGTTTAATGGGTTCACTTTTAGTGGGAACCTCTTTCGCAAAATCTTTGGCTTTGGGTTTGCAAATTCCTTTGTTGGATGTAAACCATATGCAAGCGCACATTTTGGCACATTTTATTAAAGATGATGAAAGTAAAATACCAACATTCCCATTTATTTGTTTAACAATAAGTGGTGGACATACACAAATTGTAAAAGTTATCAATCATTTTGAAATGGAAATTTTAGGTGAAACAATTGATGATGCTGTTGGTGAAGCTTTTGATAAATCTGCCAAAATTTTAGGATTGCCTTATCCTGGAGGTCCTTTTATAGATAAATATGCGAAACTAGGAAACCCAAAAGCTTATAAATTTACCAAACCAAAAGTGGGCGATTTAGATTTTAGTTTCAGTGGTTTAAAAACAGGTATTTTATATTTTATTCAAAAGCAGCAAAGAATAAATCCTAATTTTGTTGAAGAAAACCTGAACGATATTTGCGCATCAATTCAGTTTACAATTATTGAAATTTTGATGAATAAGTTAAAAAATGCAGTTAAAAAAACAGGCATTAAACAAATTGCAATTGCTGGTGGCGTTTCTGCAAATTCAGAAATTAGAAATCGCTTACAATTAGCTGAAAAACATTTTGGCTGGAAAACCTACATTCCAAAATTTGAATATACTACAGATAATGCAGCAATGATTGCAATTACTGGCTATTTAAAATTTTTAAATAACGATTTTGCGAATGCTGATGTTACTGCTAAAGCACGCTTAAAAGTTACAGAATAACGCTCTTAGAGAGTTTTTTATTACCAACTAACTTTAATTCTCTTTGATAAAGACTTTTGATAAATCAATTAAACTAAAACAATTTGAAAACCTTTAAAAACAGATTTTTATATAATATTTATTACTTTCTATTTTGGGTCGTTTATTTCGTTTTTGCGCGTTTCTTTTTTCTGATGTATTATGTTGATAAAACTCAAGAATTAGAAGCATCAACAATAGGAAAAACATTTTTATATGGTTTGCGATTAGATGCTTCTTTTGCTGCGTATTTATCGACAATTCCTTATTTATTAATCATGTTTTCTGTGATTATCAACCCAAAAATCATTTTAAAAATCATAAAATGGTACACTTTTATTATCATCACTTTTATAAGTTTATTATTACTC
It includes:
- the tsaD gene encoding tRNA (adenosine(37)-N6)-threonylcarbamoyltransferase complex transferase subunit TsaD, coding for MKKPVYILGIESSCDDTSASVICDAKVLSNVVANQEVHSKYGGVVPELASRAHQQNIVPVVQQALEQANVTKEQLAGIAFTKGPGLMGSLLVGTSFAKSLALGLQIPLLDVNHMQAHILAHFIKDDESKIPTFPFICLTISGGHTQIVKVINHFEMEILGETIDDAVGEAFDKSAKILGLPYPGGPFIDKYAKLGNPKAYKFTKPKVGDLDFSFSGLKTGILYFIQKQQRINPNFVEENLNDICASIQFTIIEILMNKLKNAVKKTGIKQIAIAGGVSANSEIRNRLQLAEKHFGWKTYIPKFEYTTDNAAMIAITGYLKFLNNDFANADVTAKARLKVTE